Below is a genomic region from Chloroflexota bacterium.
CGATCAGCCCCTGTTTACGACCGCGTCTGGATCGTGGACCTCGACCTCGCCATGCTTGCGCCGCCGCTTGGCCAGCCCGGTGTGGCACCACGACCGGTCGCGCTGCCAGCTCAAGTCGGCCTCGTGCAGCACGCACCAGATGGTGTACGTGCTGACCTCGGGCAGCCCGTCCTCGGCGCTCCGCAACGCCTGCTGGAGCGTCGTCAGCGACCAGATCGCGGTCTTGTCCTGCTCCCGATCCGGCGTGCGTCGTACTTCAGCCAGGATCCGCTCCCGCTCGGCGGCGCCATACTTGACCCTGAAGCCGCCCCCATGGCACGGCGCGACCGCCCCGAGCCCCTCTCGATTGAACCGCGCCACCACCTGCCTGATCGCGTCGCCCGACCGACGCCCCACCCGCCACGCTGCCTCGGTGTAGGAGCATCCCTCGGCCAGGGCCAGCAGCGCCCGCGCTCGCGCCACCACGATGGCCGGGGCGCTCGTCGTGCGCCCCAACTGCTCCAGGCTCCCCCGTTCGTCGTCCATCAGCCCGCGCAACGGATCCTTCCGTCGTCGGGTCATCGCTTGCCTCCCAGACCACGGTCTACTCCAACTTG
It encodes:
- a CDS encoding helix-turn-helix domain-containing protein: MTRRRKDPLRGLMDDERGSLEQLGRTTSAPAIVVARARALLALAEGCSYTEAAWRVGRRSGDAIRQVVARFNREGLGAVAPCHGGGFRVKYGAAERERILAEVRRTPDREQDKTAIWSLTTLQQALRSAEDGLPEVSTYTIWCVLHEADLSWQRDRSWCHTGLAKRRRKHGEVEVHDPDAVVNRG